The Erythrobacter sp. JK5 genome includes a region encoding these proteins:
- a CDS encoding sterol desaturase family protein: MPSYSIAILAIYAGFGLLELWRSNLLAKPEQTRDDGIVEAVSMAMLLVVTQPMILFGSATLMGFVAPQWAGALADINVFAAIALFLVLDDMTQYWWHRASHSFAWLYNLHRAHHNARYMSMRLVYRNNLFYYAMMPGLWLSGVLIYLGLGWVYAGYLIVKMTVIIGAHSDVAWDKPLYRIKWLSPVMWLVERTISTPATHHAHHGRHADDPAVHYKGNYGNLLFFWDVLFGTAKITRTYPHSYGVENLPEATLGQQLMWPVFAETKNNEVGERVAEPAA, translated from the coding sequence ATGCCCAGCTATTCGATCGCAATCCTCGCCATCTATGCCGGTTTCGGCCTGCTCGAACTGTGGCGCTCCAACCTGCTGGCCAAGCCCGAACAGACCCGCGACGACGGAATCGTCGAAGCGGTCAGCATGGCGATGCTGCTGGTGGTGACGCAGCCGATGATCCTGTTCGGATCGGCGACGCTGATGGGCTTCGTCGCACCGCAATGGGCGGGGGCACTGGCCGACATCAACGTGTTTGCCGCGATTGCGCTGTTCCTCGTGCTCGACGACATGACCCAATATTGGTGGCACCGCGCGAGCCACAGCTTCGCGTGGCTCTACAACCTGCACCGCGCGCACCACAACGCGCGCTACATGTCGATGCGGCTCGTCTACCGCAACAACCTGTTCTACTACGCAATGATGCCGGGCCTGTGGCTGTCGGGCGTGCTGATCTACCTCGGGCTCGGCTGGGTCTATGCCGGGTACCTGATCGTCAAGATGACGGTGATCATCGGGGCGCACAGCGACGTCGCCTGGGACAAGCCGCTTTATCGCATCAAATGGCTCTCACCGGTGATGTGGCTGGTCGAGCGCACGATCTCGACGCCCGCCACGCACCACGCGCATCACGGCCGCCACGCCGACGATCCGGCGGTTCATTACAAGGGCAATTACGGGAACCTGCTGTTCTTCTGGGACGTGCTGTTCGGCACCGCGAAGATCACGCGGACTTATCCGCACAGCTACGGGGTAGAGAACCTGCCCGAAGCGACGCTGGGCCAGCAGCTGATGTGGCCGGTGTTTGCGGAAACCAAAAACAACGAGGTTGGGGAGAGGGTAGCCGAACCGGCTGCCTGA